Proteins from a genomic interval of Streptomyces fodineus:
- a CDS encoding hydrophobic protein, translating to MVPLLLVLLLAVILFGAGFAVKILWWVALAVLVLWLLGFVMRSTTTGGGRGRWYRW from the coding sequence ATGGTTCCCCTGCTTCTTGTTCTTCTTCTCGCGGTAATCCTTTTCGGCGCGGGTTTCGCCGTCAAGATTCTGTGGTGGGTGGCCCTGGCCGTGCTGGTGCTGTGGCTGCTGGGCTTCGTCATGCGCTCTACCACCACCGGCGGCGGTCGCGGCCGCTGGTATCGATGGTGA
- a CDS encoding STAS domain-containing protein, giving the protein MSDIHKEDRPGRLSIQHAVVDGVLIVTVHGEIDHDVKDVLSQALLSDDGATPPRIVADLSEVTFMDSSGMVTALTRESTAAMRLSRCGSSPRTTSLVGRCRRGRGAGDVPSCKFTFRHEAKGEARSLGGSGLEFAYEPLCGLW; this is encoded by the coding sequence GTGAGCGACATCCACAAGGAAGACCGGCCAGGCCGGCTCTCCATCCAGCACGCAGTGGTCGACGGCGTCCTCATCGTAACCGTGCACGGCGAGATCGACCACGACGTGAAGGACGTCCTCAGCCAGGCACTGCTGTCTGACGACGGCGCGACTCCGCCGCGGATCGTGGCGGACCTCAGCGAGGTGACCTTCATGGACTCCAGCGGCATGGTCACTGCCCTCACCAGGGAGAGCACAGCAGCTATGCGACTGTCCCGGTGCGGGTCCAGTCCAAGGACCACCTCCCTCGTCGGCCGGTGTCGGCGGGGACGCGGGGCAGGAGACGTACCGTCATGCAAGTTCACCTTCCGACACGAGGCGAAGGGTGAGGCCAGGAGTCTCGGCGGCTCGGGCCTGGAATTCGCCTACGAGCCCCTGTGCGGCTTGTGGTGA
- a CDS encoding DUF6286 domain-containing protein, whose protein sequence is MTPDPGPPGRNGAPSARGGAVPLAKEPDPPDRDVPTSDLPPGERGRGHRTHRKWSARRITAALVASVILVAAVAALVDVVAVRAGRPATAWRRHLADELATRPVDDVWMLTGAAVAAAVGVWLIALALTPGQRRLLPLRSPVGCPRLRAFLDRDGAAGLLRDAAMRVPGVSAARVLVGRHRVKARADVRFRDPQRVKDDLTAVLGEERDQLALARPPRIVVQVRRRTD, encoded by the coding sequence ATGACACCCGATCCCGGTCCTCCCGGCCGCAACGGCGCGCCGTCCGCGCGGGGTGGCGCCGTACCGCTGGCCAAGGAGCCTGACCCGCCCGATCGCGACGTGCCCACCTCGGACCTCCCACCCGGTGAGCGCGGCAGAGGGCACCGAACACACCGCAAGTGGTCCGCACGTCGCATCACGGCGGCACTGGTCGCCTCGGTGATCCTCGTTGCGGCGGTCGCGGCGCTGGTCGACGTCGTCGCCGTGCGGGCGGGACGTCCGGCGACGGCCTGGCGACGGCACCTGGCCGACGAACTGGCCACCCGCCCGGTGGACGACGTGTGGATGCTGACGGGAGCCGCCGTGGCCGCCGCCGTCGGCGTCTGGCTGATCGCCCTGGCCCTCACCCCCGGTCAGCGTCGCTTGCTCCCCCTTCGCTCCCCCGTCGGCTGCCCCCGGCTGCGGGCCTTCCTGGACCGCGACGGCGCCGCCGGTCTGCTGCGTGACGCCGCGATGCGAGTCCCCGGCGTCAGCGCGGCACGCGTCCTGGTAGGCCGCCACCGCGTCAAAGCCCGCGCGGACGTCCGCTTCCGCGACCCCCAGCGGGTGAAGGACGACCTCACCGCCGTCCTCGGCGAGGAACGCGACCAGCTGGCCCTCGCTCGTCCTCCCCGCATCGTCGTACAGGTACGGCGACGCACCGACTGA
- a CDS encoding MEDS domain-containing protein gives MRAPRTLATLDEVDTGDHVCQVLDRSDHVIDRSRSFVADGALYGDKVVIVGPPLEAGSEFAQLVLDPARLDGSLLAAVRREAANADREGFRSLRVLHHVGPDCRPERTKELLRSELDLEEFAADTGALVVCAYSGADRDPSLLEQIRCVHPHSLGSRPTAPAFQVYRTGKEGWTVNGIVDSEGAVAFGTILCALLAQKATVRLLCHALEFFDAAGMSALADAARHLPDRKVVLEGTNDTVRLTWQLSGFAIPEIPVVMAP, from the coding sequence GTGAGAGCGCCGCGCACTCTGGCCACTCTGGACGAGGTCGACACCGGTGATCACGTCTGCCAGGTGTTGGACCGGAGCGACCACGTCATCGACCGCAGCCGGTCCTTCGTCGCGGACGGGGCCCTGTACGGGGACAAGGTGGTGATCGTCGGGCCGCCTCTCGAAGCGGGGAGTGAGTTCGCGCAGCTCGTGCTCGACCCGGCTCGGCTGGACGGCTCTCTGCTGGCCGCGGTGCGCCGGGAGGCGGCCAACGCCGACCGCGAGGGGTTCCGCTCGCTCCGGGTGCTGCACCACGTCGGGCCCGACTGCCGTCCGGAGCGGACGAAGGAACTGTTGCGCAGTGAACTCGATCTCGAGGAGTTCGCCGCCGACACCGGAGCCCTGGTGGTCTGCGCCTACAGCGGTGCGGACCGGGATCCCTCCCTCCTGGAGCAGATCAGGTGCGTGCACCCCCACAGTCTGGGCAGCCGTCCGACGGCACCGGCGTTCCAGGTGTACCGCACGGGGAAGGAAGGCTGGACGGTGAACGGGATCGTCGACAGCGAGGGGGCGGTGGCCTTCGGCACCATCCTGTGCGCCCTCCTCGCCCAGAAGGCCACGGTGCGCCTGCTCTGCCACGCACTTGAGTTCTTCGACGCCGCCGGGATGAGCGCCCTGGCTGATGCGGCCAGGCACCTTCCGGACCGCAAGGTCGTTTTGGAGGGCACCAACGACACCGTCCGGCTCACCTGGCAGCTGTCCGGCTTCGCGATCCCCGAGATTCCGGTGGTGATGGCGCCGTGA
- a CDS encoding RNA polymerase sigma factor, which translates to MGRDLPDGLLAVRAAEGDEDAFAVLVQRHGRPLLALARCMLGNPQDAEDAVQDAFVSAWRRLPEYHHSAEFRTWMYRITVNRCLTMRRRRPPPLSLDVVAEPAARDVWSQPVRSAEQDAATAALSRALGDLDAGQRLCWTLREVQGLSYKEISHVTRTSEQTVRGRLFRARRSLQEAMGPWR; encoded by the coding sequence ATGGGACGCGACCTGCCGGACGGCCTGCTGGCCGTACGGGCGGCCGAGGGGGACGAGGACGCCTTCGCCGTTCTCGTCCAGCGGCACGGCCGGCCTCTCCTTGCCCTGGCCCGCTGCATGCTCGGCAACCCCCAGGACGCCGAGGATGCTGTCCAGGACGCCTTCGTCAGCGCCTGGCGCCGGTTGCCTGAATACCACCACAGCGCGGAGTTCCGTACCTGGATGTACCGGATCACCGTCAACCGCTGCCTGACCATGCGCCGTCGCCGGCCTCCGCCCCTCTCGCTGGACGTCGTCGCCGAGCCGGCGGCTAGGGACGTCTGGAGCCAACCCGTCCGGTCTGCGGAGCAGGACGCGGCCACCGCCGCCCTGTCGCGAGCACTCGGCGATCTCGACGCCGGGCAGCGACTCTGCTGGACCCTGCGGGAGGTGCAGGGCCTGTCCTACAAGGAGATCTCCCACGTGACGCGGACCAGCGAACAGACGGTGCGCGGCAGACTGTTCAGGGCACGCAGATCCCTGCAGGAGGCGATGGGCCCATGGCGCTAG
- a CDS encoding sensor histidine kinase produces MTSSSPPDAPGTGYRHELYPYSGRDAFVEGALSFIHDALAGGEAVIVAVPQDKASLLRAEIRDEDAVRYVDTAGVAHHPGRLIGAWQEWLKEYTSQGRPVRGIGESPWDKVRGPAEAEELRYHEWLLNKAFALGPAWWLLCPYDIAHDKASLAEMARCHPELRQDGRTMPCADYDPQAPYRFTPLTDPCDPYEEFAYSRGDLPALREKIAACAERLGLTGRRLRELHLAATEVATNSIRHGGGHGVLRTWSEERRLVCEFRDAGYIEDPLVGRRRPDATQVGGRGLWLVHQLCDLVEIRSAPDEGTRVRLHTELPE; encoded by the coding sequence GTGACCTCCTCTTCTCCCCCCGACGCTCCGGGCACCGGATACCGGCACGAGCTGTATCCGTACTCCGGCAGGGACGCGTTCGTCGAGGGCGCCCTCAGTTTCATCCACGACGCCCTCGCAGGTGGCGAGGCCGTCATCGTAGCCGTCCCACAGGACAAGGCGTCCCTGCTGCGCGCCGAGATCCGCGACGAGGATGCCGTCCGCTACGTCGACACCGCAGGGGTCGCGCACCATCCCGGTCGGCTCATCGGAGCCTGGCAGGAATGGCTTAAGGAGTACACCTCGCAAGGCCGACCCGTCCGCGGGATCGGCGAATCACCCTGGGACAAGGTCCGCGGCCCGGCCGAAGCCGAGGAGCTGCGCTATCACGAATGGCTCCTCAATAAAGCCTTTGCCCTGGGGCCGGCCTGGTGGCTGCTGTGCCCCTACGACATCGCTCACGACAAGGCATCACTGGCGGAAATGGCCCGGTGCCATCCTGAGCTGCGCCAGGACGGCCGCACGATGCCGTGTGCGGACTACGACCCGCAGGCACCGTACCGCTTCACACCGCTCACCGACCCGTGCGACCCGTACGAGGAATTCGCCTACAGTAGGGGTGACCTGCCCGCCCTGCGCGAGAAGATCGCCGCGTGCGCCGAACGGCTCGGCCTGACCGGGCGACGCCTGAGAGAACTGCACCTGGCCGCCACGGAGGTGGCCACCAACAGCATTCGTCACGGCGGCGGACACGGTGTGCTGCGCACCTGGAGCGAGGAGCGCCGACTCGTGTGCGAGTTCCGCGACGCAGGCTACATCGAGGACCCACTGGTCGGACGGAGAAGGCCGGACGCCACGCAGGTCGGTGGTCGCGGCCTGTGGCTGGTCCATCAGCTCTGCGACCTCGTGGAGATCCGCTCCGCACCGGATGAGGGGACCAGGGTCAGGCTCCACACCGAGCTGCCGGAGTAG
- a CDS encoding CsbD family protein, which yields MTAGEKAKAKTEQAEGKAKETLGRAFGNDRMAAEGQAKKSVGDAREAKEKVKDAFKH from the coding sequence ATGACCGCCGGCGAGAAGGCCAAGGCGAAGACCGAGCAGGCCGAGGGCAAGGCCAAGGAGACCCTGGGTAGGGCTTTTGGCAATGACCGCATGGCTGCCGAGGGCCAGGCGAAGAAGAGCGTTGGCGATGCCCGTGAGGCGAAGGAGAAGGTCAAGGACGCCTTCAAGCACTGA
- a CDS encoding trimeric intracellular cation channel family protein, which translates to MSVARALSPESLTELTRALDLSGVFANGTLGGVLARASRLDLFGFLVIGIVSGLGGGILRDTLLQHGTPVALTDYTYLTVAIAGTLLTFLADLSRHTSGWAFTLLDASALSVWAVAGAQKTLAVGLGWLPAVLLGTITAVGGGAIRDLLLARTPSIFGGTPLYATVAVLVSVVLVVCSRLGAPTVGVLAGIAVGIALRLAAFHWGWRLPGSRDWRPGPVKGRGP; encoded by the coding sequence GTGTCTGTGGCCCGGGCGTTGTCGCCAGAGAGTCTGACCGAGCTGACCCGGGCGCTGGACCTGAGCGGAGTGTTCGCCAACGGCACGCTCGGTGGGGTGCTGGCCCGGGCCAGTCGTCTGGACCTGTTCGGCTTCCTGGTCATCGGCATCGTCTCGGGCCTGGGCGGCGGAATCCTCCGCGACACCCTGTTGCAGCACGGCACCCCCGTGGCCCTGACCGACTACACCTATCTCACGGTCGCCATCGCCGGCACCCTGCTGACCTTCCTGGCCGACCTGAGCCGCCACACCTCCGGTTGGGCCTTCACCTTGCTGGATGCCTCGGCGCTCAGCGTATGGGCGGTCGCCGGCGCGCAGAAGACACTCGCTGTCGGCCTGGGCTGGCTGCCGGCCGTGCTGCTGGGCACCATCACAGCGGTCGGCGGCGGGGCCATCCGGGACCTGCTTCTGGCTCGCACGCCTTCCATCTTCGGTGGCACCCCGTTGTACGCGACCGTCGCGGTGCTGGTGAGCGTGGTGCTGGTTGTCTGCAGCCGGCTCGGCGCACCCACCGTAGGTGTCCTGGCCGGAATCGCGGTCGGCATCGCGTTGCGGCTGGCCGCGTTCCACTGGGGCTGGAGGCTGCCGGGCAGCCGCGACTGGCGGCCGGGGCCGGTCAAGGGCCGGGGGCCCTGA
- a CDS encoding NADPH-dependent FMN reductase: MEFFEIPIKDLPLYSYDYDSDYPAEGKALKDAIASADALLFVTPEYNRALGTALAQQSLRGVLSFCDSPQMNAPEAYVRFKPDVFTDDGEVVDEHTERFLRDFMEEFRDHVVRVLTVLPRKS; encoded by the coding sequence TTGGAATTCTTTGAGATCCCGATCAAGGATCTGCCTCTCTACAGTTACGACTACGACAGCGACTACCCGGCCGAGGGCAAGGCACTCAAGGATGCCATCGCCTCAGCAGACGCCCTCCTGTTCGTGACCCCCGAGTACAACCGAGCCCTCGGCACTGCCCTCGCCCAGCAGAGCCTGCGCGGTGTCCTGAGCTTCTGCGACTCGCCGCAAATGAATGCACCGGAAGCATACGTCAGATTCAAGCCCGATGTCTTCACCGATGACGGCGAAGTCGTCGACGAGCATACGGAACGTTTCCTCCGAGACTTCATGGAGGAATTCCGGGATCACGTGGTCCGGGTTCTCACCGTGCTTCCGCGAAAATCATGA
- a CDS encoding DUF5994 family protein yields the protein MPLPRLTLTPDVSHGPLDGAWWPRCDALELELPSLVDLLEPDPGAVIRVTVDPAGWPDTPHTVMAPGRVIAVEPTGPGSDAHVITLDCGTVGRWVLLVVPPEEPAGTAVRLLAAAADPENPLTAASMLALADAGRPVGAAGEAE from the coding sequence ATGCCTCTGCCCCGCCTGACCCTCACCCCGGACGTCAGCCACGGCCCGCTGGACGGGGCCTGGTGGCCGCGCTGCGACGCGCTGGAGCTCGAACTTCCCTCGCTTGTCGACTTGTTGGAGCCGGATCCGGGGGCCGTGATACGGGTCACCGTGGACCCCGCCGGGTGGCCCGACACCCCGCACACGGTCATGGCCCCAGGCCGGGTGATCGCCGTGGAGCCGACCGGACCCGGAAGCGACGCGCACGTCATCACCCTGGACTGCGGCACCGTGGGACGCTGGGTGCTCCTGGTCGTCCCGCCCGAGGAGCCAGCCGGAACAGCCGTCCGGCTGCTGGCCGCCGCTGCAGACCCGGAGAACCCACTGACCGCCGCGAGCATGCTGGCGCTCGCCGATGCGGGTCGCCCGGTGGGCGCGGCCGGGGAGGCGGAATGA
- a CDS encoding Asp23/Gls24 family envelope stress response protein, producing MTNDITSVGGGSGPEAGVSALKGRTGAGAPAETRGKTTIADGVVAKIAGMAAREVPGIYSLGAGMARAFGAMRERVPGGGGGAVTRGVKVEVGERQAAVDLDVVVEYGVSIVDVAGDVRTGVISALERMTGLEVVEVNIAVDDVHLPDEEEEAQPDEGRVR from the coding sequence ATGACGAACGACATCACCAGCGTCGGCGGGGGCAGCGGGCCCGAGGCGGGCGTGAGCGCGCTCAAGGGCCGCACGGGGGCCGGGGCTCCGGCCGAGACACGGGGGAAGACCACCATCGCGGACGGTGTGGTGGCGAAGATCGCGGGCATGGCGGCCCGCGAGGTACCGGGCATCTACAGCCTGGGAGCGGGGATGGCGCGCGCCTTCGGCGCCATGCGGGAACGCGTTCCCGGGGGCGGAGGCGGGGCCGTCACGCGAGGAGTGAAGGTCGAGGTGGGCGAGCGTCAGGCCGCCGTGGACCTGGACGTCGTCGTCGAGTACGGCGTCTCCATCGTCGACGTCGCGGGCGACGTGCGCACCGGTGTGATCAGCGCCTTGGAGCGGATGACGGGCCTGGAGGTCGTCGAGGTGAACATCGCCGTCGACGACGTCCACCTGCCCGACGAGGAGGAAGAAGCCCAACCGGACGAGGGCCGCGTGAGGTGA
- a CDS encoding DUF6131 family protein — MIVLGIILLVVGFLTGLSILWTIGIILLVVGAILWILGAMGHAVAGRRHYW; from the coding sequence ATGATCGTCCTGGGCATCATTCTGCTCGTCGTCGGCTTCCTCACCGGCCTGTCCATCCTGTGGACCATCGGGATCATCCTGCTGGTCGTCGGAGCCATCCTGTGGATCCTCGGCGCGATGGGACACGCCGTCGCCGGTCGACGCCACTACTGGTAA
- a CDS encoding amidohydrolase yields the protein MTLKDSADAVLAGLGAVRSELEEVYKDLHAHPELGHQEHRTAAGVAERLRNCGYRVHEGIGGTGVIGVLANGEGATVLLRADMDALPVLEETGLPYAGTAEAADASGRRVPVAHACGHDMHITCLLGAAQLMAAAPEAWQGTLVALFQPAEEPGDGADRMLADGLTDRVPRPDVAFAQHVLPYPAGQVGTRAGSFLSAADNVKITVYGRGAHGSAPQAAIDPVVIASMIVVRLQTIVSRELAATQPAVVTVGSVRAGTSGNVIPESAELLVNVRTYDDETRQAVLAALRRIVDAECDASGATRAPQIEEGTRFPPTVNDDVVTREVSDAFAAMFAERAVTIEMQSASEDFSRIPDAFGTPYTYWALGCADPDAYQAARQRGTVAQEIPVNHSPRFAPVLQPTLDTGVQALVTAALTQLGKPGRTSR from the coding sequence ATGACGCTCAAGGACTCCGCGGATGCTGTGCTGGCCGGGCTCGGTGCTGTCCGGTCCGAACTCGAAGAGGTCTACAAGGACTTGCACGCCCACCCCGAGCTGGGACACCAGGAGCACCGCACCGCGGCCGGTGTGGCGGAACGCCTGAGAAACTGCGGCTACCGGGTGCACGAGGGGATCGGCGGCACCGGTGTGATCGGTGTGCTGGCCAACGGCGAGGGGGCGACCGTATTACTGCGGGCCGACATGGACGCGCTACCGGTCCTTGAGGAGACCGGTCTGCCCTACGCCGGCACGGCCGAAGCCGCGGATGCCTCCGGCCGGCGGGTGCCCGTGGCGCATGCCTGCGGTCACGACATGCACATCACCTGTCTGCTGGGAGCGGCACAGCTCATGGCCGCCGCGCCGGAGGCTTGGCAGGGCACCCTGGTGGCCTTGTTCCAGCCTGCCGAGGAGCCGGGGGACGGTGCTGACCGGATGCTCGCCGACGGGCTGACCGACCGTGTTCCCCGCCCGGACGTGGCCTTCGCCCAGCATGTGCTTCCCTATCCGGCCGGGCAGGTCGGCACCCGCGCCGGGTCCTTTCTCTCGGCGGCGGACAATGTGAAGATCACTGTCTACGGCCGGGGTGCTCACGGCTCGGCACCGCAGGCCGCCATCGACCCCGTGGTGATCGCCTCGATGATCGTCGTCCGGCTCCAGACGATCGTCTCGCGCGAGCTGGCCGCCACCCAGCCAGCCGTGGTCACGGTGGGCTCCGTTCGGGCGGGCACGAGCGGCAACGTGATCCCGGAGTCGGCGGAACTGCTGGTGAACGTGCGCACGTACGACGACGAGACCCGGCAGGCCGTCCTGGCCGCCCTGCGGCGCATCGTCGATGCCGAGTGCGACGCGTCCGGGGCGACTCGCGCGCCGCAGATCGAGGAGGGCACCCGCTTTCCGCCGACCGTCAACGACGACGTGGTGACCCGCGAGGTCTCCGACGCTTTCGCCGCGATGTTCGCAGAGCGCGCGGTCACCATCGAGATGCAGAGCGCCAGCGAGGACTTCAGCCGGATCCCGGACGCCTTCGGCACCCCGTACACCTACTGGGCCCTGGGCTGCGCCGATCCGGACGCCTACCAGGCGGCCCGGCAACGCGGCACCGTGGCCCAGGAGATCCCGGTCAACCACAGCCCCCGCTTCGCTCCGGTCCTGCAGCCCACCCTGGACACCGGCGTCCAAGCACTGGTCACAGCCGCACTCACCCAACTCGGGAAACCGGGCCGTACGAGCCGATGA
- a CDS encoding ATP-binding protein, which translates to MAARARDLTQLVVSELVTNALKYAPGPVLMELRTNSLAVEVVVWDSDPTVPAARPADPGRIGQYGLEIVKAVAQDLFIEQEPVGKRMTARLALSERLSSDTASAAERHPPP; encoded by the coding sequence GTGGCCGCTCGCGCGAGAGACCTCACGCAGCTGGTGGTCAGTGAGTTGGTCACCAACGCCCTCAAATACGCTCCCGGCCCCGTCCTGATGGAATTGCGCACCAATTCCCTTGCCGTGGAGGTCGTCGTTTGGGACAGCGACCCCACCGTGCCCGCTGCCCGCCCCGCCGATCCCGGCAGGATCGGCCAGTACGGCCTAGAGATCGTCAAAGCCGTCGCCCAGGACCTCTTCATCGAACAAGAGCCTGTCGGCAAACGCATGACGGCCCGCCTAGCCCTGTCCGAGAGGCTCAGCAGCGACACCGCGTCCGCCGCTGAGCGCCACCCGCCTCCTTGA
- a CDS encoding DUF5994 family protein translates to MPHRPQGELDTQSAAPLVRALAEARAARPGRLFLIVDLSEVTFSDSSILSALCEAWSDCRARRGWVRIVYDNHTTDLVFRHTGLLDRFPAYANAQDAWEGRTADAALRLPRERAAGRRGAPPGRGPHAAPNHPTGHLMSDQLRRPPPAPPLLRLYLAPESTVPRRIDGAWWPRTFDLLAELPSLLSGLPRAWGQIVSVLVNGTGWVGAPGRMLVCNQVVRLRRTATARTPSTIVLMAPAHGRRDLLVVPPETTERAAESLVSAVGLTPEQGHFAS, encoded by the coding sequence GTGCCGCATCGTCCGCAAGGCGAACTGGACACGCAATCCGCGGCACCACTGGTCCGCGCCCTGGCCGAGGCCCGAGCGGCCCGGCCCGGACGGCTCTTCCTGATCGTGGACCTGAGCGAGGTGACCTTCTCCGACTCCAGCATCCTGTCTGCGCTGTGCGAGGCGTGGTCCGACTGCCGCGCCCGGCGCGGCTGGGTACGCATCGTGTACGACAACCACACGACCGACCTGGTCTTCCGCCACACCGGCCTGCTCGACCGCTTCCCCGCCTACGCGAACGCACAGGACGCCTGGGAGGGACGAACGGCCGACGCCGCACTCCGCCTCCCCCGCGAGCGCGCTGCCGGCCGCCGGGGCGCACCGCCCGGCCGGGGACCACATGCCGCGCCGAACCACCCGACAGGACACCTCATGAGCGACCAGCTACGGCGCCCGCCACCGGCCCCGCCCCTCCTTCGCCTGTACCTCGCGCCCGAGAGCACCGTGCCACGCCGTATCGACGGGGCCTGGTGGCCGCGAACCTTCGACCTCCTGGCGGAACTCCCATCACTGCTCTCCGGCCTGCCCCGCGCCTGGGGCCAGATCGTCAGTGTCCTGGTGAACGGCACAGGGTGGGTGGGGGCCCCGGGCCGCATGCTCGTCTGCAACCAGGTCGTCCGGCTGCGCAGGACCGCCACGGCGCGCACGCCGAGCACCATCGTGCTGATGGCCCCCGCCCATGGGCGCCGGGATCTGCTGGTCGTGCCACCGGAGACCACCGAGCGGGCCGCGGAATCGCTCGTGTCCGCAGTGGGACTGACGCCGGAGCAGGGTCACTTCGCGAGCTGA
- a CDS encoding Asp23/Gls24 family envelope stress response protein yields the protein MRTRPAPPGEGSRPPAPAAGLPPPAERGATVIPDRVVARIAAQAARAAQYRRAAVPPGRGGPAAPHASAAVLTGSVRLHLTMDLPYPTDIPRVCERIQQDVAERVAHLTGLRVGEVLLTVRRLVTAADAGRGRVQ from the coding sequence GTGAGGACCCGGCCCGCTCCCCCGGGCGAGGGGTCGAGGCCGCCGGCGCCAGCCGCTGGGCTGCCGCCCCCGGCCGAGCGGGGCGCCACCGTCATTCCCGACAGGGTGGTCGCCCGTATCGCCGCCCAAGCCGCACGCGCGGCCCAGTACCGGCGCGCCGCCGTACCTCCCGGCCGCGGCGGACCGGCAGCACCCCACGCCTCCGCCGCGGTCCTTACCGGGTCCGTGCGCCTACACCTGACCATGGACCTGCCCTACCCCACCGACATCCCCCGTGTCTGCGAGCGGATCCAGCAGGACGTCGCCGAACGGGTCGCTCACCTGACCGGCCTGCGGGTGGGAGAGGTCCTTCTCACCGTCCGGCGGCTGGTGACCGCCGCCGATGCTGGCCGGGGGCGGGTCCAGTGA
- a CDS encoding threonine/serine exporter family protein has translation MGHPAAGLDDLTAFLARLTALLLRSSGEGAYSIEGAVHTSAHVFGGEASVVLVPEAAVLSIAAADGRMRTVCVHGFPEVIRLDQAAALKPFLADVEADKLKVAEADRRLARIEAAPPPYPWWLKFLGVLLFSLGFAPLVQPTWYEITTTAVLGAIAAALVVAAVHAPRLSKVLPWWSQPSSPSSPSKCSPAIRHTAARSC, from the coding sequence ATGGGGCATCCGGCAGCCGGCCTGGACGATCTGACCGCCTTCCTGGCCCGCCTCACCGCCTTGCTGCTGCGTTCTTCCGGCGAGGGCGCCTACTCCATCGAGGGAGCTGTGCACACCAGCGCTCACGTGTTCGGCGGCGAAGCGTCCGTAGTCCTCGTGCCCGAAGCGGCCGTGCTCTCGATCGCCGCGGCCGACGGCCGAATGCGCACGGTGTGCGTGCACGGCTTCCCGGAGGTAATCCGGCTCGACCAAGCCGCGGCACTCAAGCCCTTCCTGGCCGACGTCGAGGCGGACAAGCTCAAGGTGGCCGAGGCCGACCGCAGGCTGGCGCGCATCGAGGCCGCCCCGCCCCCGTACCCCTGGTGGCTCAAGTTCCTCGGCGTCCTGCTGTTCTCCCTGGGCTTCGCCCCGCTCGTCCAGCCCACCTGGTACGAGATCACCACCACGGCCGTCCTGGGCGCGATCGCCGCGGCACTCGTGGTCGCCGCCGTTCATGCACCGCGACTGTCCAAAGTCCTCCCCTGGTGGTCTCAGCCGTCGTCTCCGTCGTCACCATCGAAGTGTTCACCGGCGATCCGGCACACGGCGGCCCGGTCCTGCTGA